The following proteins are co-located in the Palaemon carinicauda isolate YSFRI2023 chromosome 3, ASM3689809v2, whole genome shotgun sequence genome:
- the LOC137637789 gene encoding uncharacterized protein, giving the protein MILDSALGVDWNRRKVKRSTVQINHISYDDTTDWHFRAKPNVGKLVENYFLDESLGMECIPKCGGCKCGECSVKENLSIREERELKLIEDGLTYDEENNADLTTRKCNPRELDTESVWQKGPEFLYQDSSEWPVKQSTVPDLPDVVFARGALNEGEINSSRQLIDIQRFSNGKKLLSVMARIISAIKKKSFKAILCDPSTEEIQQAELYFVKNAQASLPQDWEKRYRRLGPVLREDGIITVGSRMSKWLKDNWDQNQFILLPPKHPFSLIYLSHIHQRDHSGVESSLARAQVKYLILGARKTMKSIRKQCVVCRRIDKICTSQAMGEFPKEGLEPCPPWHNVSLDLFGPFWVCDTVKRRVKRKIFGVILNCMVTRAVHLDISEGYDIQNVLTVLNRFTCLRGFPKKLYSDSGTQLVSANKELREMVTHWNKGFVFNFGKFKGLTWVFNKSADAPWENACSESLIRLVKRSLTRIIGESVISFGELQSVMYEIANMLNERPIGFKPGENFNEGTVLRPNDLLLGRYTIETPCGFWNERVSFNKSYASKMKIVDLFWNKWMKNFPTLIVRQKWHVNVRSVMKGDIVLVNDQNALRGEWKLAQVVEGMQGRDGKTRDMILGYKINKFGKRYLGEPDKLMTRSVHRLVVILPVEEQ; this is encoded by the coding sequence ATGATTTTGGACTCTGCATTAGGGGTAGATTGGAACAGAAGGAAGGTGAAAAGAAGTACTGTTCAAATTAATCATATAAGCTACGATGACACTACTGATTGGCATTTCAGGGCTAAACCAAATGTGGGTAAATTAGTGGAGAATTATTTCTTAGATGAAAGTTTGGGAATGGAGTGTATCCCAAAATGTGGAGGTTGCAAATGTGGAGAATGttcagtaaaagaaaatttaagtaTTAGGGAAGAAAGGGAGCTCAAACTCATTGAAGATGGATTAACTTATGATGAAGAAAACAATGCTGATTTGACTACTAGGAAATGTAACCCCAGAGAATTAGACACAGAATCTGTTTGGCAAAAGGGTCCAGAATTCCTGTATCAAGATTCCTCGGAATGGCCTGTAAAACAGAGTACGGTACCTGATCTTCCTGATGTTGTTTTTGCAAGAGGGGCCTtaaatgaaggagaaattaattcaaGTAGACAGTTGATTGATATTCAAAGATTTAGCAATGGGAAAAAACTGTTATCAGTAATGGCTAGAATTATtagtgcaataaagaaaaaatcgtTTAAGGCTATATTGTGCGATCCTAGTACAGAAGAGATACAGCAAGCAGAGTTGTATTTCGTCAAAAACGCTCAAGCAAGTTTGCCACAAGACTGGGAAAAGAGGTATAGACGTTTAGGACCAGTGTTGAGAGAGGATGGCATAATCACAGTGGGTAGCAGGATGTCCAAATGGTTGAAGGACAATTGGGATCAGAATCAGTTTATACTTCTCCCACCAAAGCACCCATTCTCTTTAATATACCTGTCTCACATACATCAAAGGGATCACAGTGGAGTTGAATCAAGTCTTGCTAGAGCTCAAGTGAAATATTTGATATTGGGAGCAAGGAAAACTATGAAATCTATTAGAAAACAGTGTGTAGTGTGTCGAAGAATAGACAAAATCTGTACATCACAAGCTATGGGAGAGTTCCCAAAAGAGGGACTTGAACCATGCCCTCCATGGCATAATGTTAGCCTAGATCTTTTTGGCCCTTTCTGGGTTTGTGATACTGTCAAAAGGagagtgaaaaggaaaatatttggagTAATTTTAAATTGCATGGTTACAAGGGCTGTACATTTGGACATTTCTGAGGGTTATGATATTCAGAACGTTCTTACTGTACTGAATAGGTTCACATGTCTAAGAGGCTTTCCAAAGAAGCTTTACAGTGATAGCGGTACGCAGTTGGTGTCTGCTAACAAGGAGTTGAGAGAAATGGTTACTCATTGGAATAAAGGTTTTGTGTTTAACTTtggaaaatttaaaggtttaacCTGGGTATTTAATAAATCGGCTGATGCCCCATGGGAAAACGCTTGTAGCGAGTCATTAATTAGACTGGTGAAGAGGTCACTTACCAGAATCATAGGTGAATCAGTCATATCTTTTGGGGAACTACAATCTGTAATGTATGAAATTGCCAATATGTTGAATGAACGGCCTATTGGGTTCAAACCAGGGGAAAACTTTAACGAAGGGACTGTGTTAAGACCTAATGATTTACTATTGGGTCGATATACTATCGAAACTCCTTGTGGATTTTGGAATGAGAGGGTTAGTTTTAATAAGTCATATGCATCTAAGATGAAAATAGTAGATTTGTTTtggaataaatggatgaaaaattttCCAACTCTTATTGTAAGACAAAAATGGCATGTGAATGTAAGAAGTGTAATGAAGGGTGATATTGTACTTGTTAATGACCAAAATGCATTGAGAGGAGAATGGAAATTAGCGCAAGTGGTAGAAGGGATGCAGGGAAGAGATGGTAAAACAAGGGATATGATACTCGGATATAAGATAAATAAGTTTGGAAAACGGTATTTAGG